A part of Carassius carassius chromosome 4, fCarCar2.1, whole genome shotgun sequence genomic DNA contains:
- the LOC132139606 gene encoding transportin-1 isoform X2, with amino-acid sequence MECEWKPDEQGLQQILQLLKESQSPDTSTQRSVQQKLEQLNQYPDFNNYLIFVLTKLKTEDEPTRSLSGLILKNNVKAHYQNFPNGVSDFIKNECLQNIGDSSPLIRATVGILITTIASKGELQNWPELLPKLCLLLDSEDYNTCEGAFGALQKICEDSAEILDSDMLDRPLNVMIPKFLQFFKHNSPKIRSHAIACVNQFIISRTQALMLHIDPFIENLFALAGDEEPEVRKNVCRALVMLLEVRLDRLLPHMHNIIEYMLQRTQDQDENVALEACEFWLTLAELPVCKEVLCGHLPKLIPVLVSGMKYSEIDIILLKGDVEEDEAIPDNEQDIRPRFHRSRTVAQQHDGGESIEEEEDDEDELDDDETISDWNLRKCSAAALDVLANVFRDDLLLHILPLLKELLFHPEWLIKESGILVLGAIAEGCMQGMIPYLPELIPHLVQCLSDKKALVRSITCWTLSRYAHWVVSQPPDIYLKPLMTELLKRILDRNKRVQEAACSAFATLEEEACTELVPYLAFILDTLVFAFSKYQHKNLLILYDAIGTLADSVGHHLNKPEYIQMLMPPLIQKWNQLKDEDKDLFPLLECLSSVATALQSGFLPYCEPVYQRCVNLVQKTLAQTVLHQSQPELYEAPDKDFMIVALDLLSGLAEGLGGNIEQLVARGNILTLMYQCMQDKMPEVRQSSFALLGDLTKACFQHVKPCIANFMPILGTNLNPELISVCNNATWAIGEVSIQMGSEMQPYVPVVLQQLVEIINRPSTPKTLLENTAITIGRLGYVCPQEVAPMLQQFIRPWCVLFNLLFHSFPLSVYLLAFLSTVLSLSFSHSLNLSTNLVPVFLKRLLLFFTLCASIETARILYKIKHINVMLVKSFLVKETEQEDMVGGLFKTFEGRYPYLSLCSV; translated from the exons ACGAGCCCACTCGGTCTCTCAGTGGTCTCATTTTGAAAAACAACGTTAAGGCCCATTACCAGAACTTCCCAAACGGCGTGTCTGACTTCATCAAAAATGAGTGTCTGCAGAACATTGGAGACTCCTCACCGCTCATTAGAGCCACAGTGG GTATTCTGATCACGACTATAGCCTCTAAAGGAGAGTTACAGAACTGGCCGGAGCTTCTACCTAAACTCTGTTTACTGCTGGACTCCGAGGACTATAACACTTGTGAA GGGGCTTTTGGAGCCCTGCAAAAGATCTGTGAGGACTCTGCTGAGATCCTGGACAGTGACATGCTGGACCGCCCACTCAACGTGATGATCCCAAAGTTCCTGCAGTTCTTCAAGCACAATAGCCCCAAAATCAG GTCTCATGCCATTGCCTGTGTCAACCAGTTCATCATCAGCAGAACACAGGCCCTGATGCTGCACATAGATCCTTTCATTGAG AACCTGTTTGCACTGGCAGGTGACGAGGAGCCTGAAGTGAGGAAGAATGTGTGCAGAGCTTTAGTCATGCTTTTGGAAGTCAGATTAGACCGACTCCTTCCTCACATGCACAACATCATCGAG TACATGTTGCAGAGGACACAAGATCAGGATGAAAATGTCGCTCTGGAGGCCTGTGAATTCTGGCTCACACTCGCTGAGCTGCCTGTGTGTAAAGAGGTCCTATGTGGACACCTGCCCAA aTTGATACCAGTTCTTGTGAGTGGAATGAAATACTCTGAGATTGACATAATCCTGTTGAAG ggtgacgtcgaggaggACGAAGCAATCCCAGACAATGAGCAGGACATTCGCCCGAGGTTCCATCGCTCACGTACTGTGGCCCAACAACACGATGGGGGAGAATCCATTGAGGAAGAGGAGGACGATGAAGATGAGCTGGATGATGATGAAACCATTTCAGATTGGAACTTGA GGAAATGTTCTGCAGCTGCACTAGATGTCCTGGCGAATGTTTTCAGAGATGATTTGCTGTTGCATATTCTTCCTTTACTGAAAGAACTGCTGTTCCATCCAGAGTGGCTTATTAAAGAGTCGGGCATACTTGTACTGGGAGCCATTGCTGAAG GCTGTATGCAGGGGATGATCCCCTACTTGCCAGAGTTGATTCCTCATCTGGTACAGTGTCTGTCTGATAAGAAGGCACTGGTTCGATCCATCACTTGCTGGACTCTGAGCCGCTACGCACACTGGGTTGTTAGCCAGCCCCCTGACATCTACCTCAAACCACTCATGACTGAACTACTCAAACGGATACTAGACCGCAACAAGCGTGTCCAAGAGGCCGCCTGCAG TGCCTTTGCTACCCTTGAAGAGGAGGCTTGCACTGAGCTGGTGCCGTACCTTGCTTTTATTTTGGACACGTTGGTCTTTGCTTTCAGTAAATACCAGCACAAGAACCTTCTCATCCTCTATGATGCCATTGGGACTCTGGCTGACTCTGTGGGCCATCATCTCAACAAACCA GAATATATTCAGATGCTGATGCCTCCATTGATTCAAAAATGGAACCAGCTAAAAGATGAAGATAAAGATCTCTTTCCCTTACTGGAG TGTCTCTCGTCTGTGGCCACCGCCCTGCAGAGCGGCTTCCTGCCATACTGTGAACCTGTCTACCAGCGCTGTGTCAACCTGGTCCAGAAAACACTCGCCCAGACTGTG CTCCACCAGAGTCAGCCTGAGTTGTATGAAGCTCCTGATAAAGATTTCATGATTGTAGCTCTGGATCTGCTCAGTGGATTAGCAGAGGGTCTTGGAGGGAACATAGAACAGCTAGTTGCCCGCGGCAACATCCTCACTCTCATGTACCAGTGTATGCAG GATAAAATGCCAGAGGTTCGACAGAGTTCTTTTGCTCTTTTGGGAGATCTGACCAAAGCCTGCTTCCAGCATGTCAAACCTTGCATTG CGAACTTCATGCCAATATTAGGCACAAACCTGAACCCAGAATTGATATCAGTCTGCAACAATGCAACATGGGCCATTGGAGAAGTATCCATTCAGATGG GTTCTGAGATGCAGCCGTATGTCCCGGTGGTTTTACAGCAGCTTGTGGAGATCATAAATAGACCCAGCACACCCAAGACACTGCTGGAGAATACAG CAATAACAATTGGTCGTCTTGGTTACGTTTGTCCTCAAGAGGTGGCACCCATGCTACAGCAGTTTATAAGACCCTGGTGTGTATTATTCAatcttttatttcattcatttcctcTTTCTGTCTATCTTCTGGCTTTTCTCTCCactgttctctctctttctttctctcactcgCTCAATCTCTCTACAAACCTTGTCCCAGTGTTTTTGAAAAGGCTCCTGCTTTTCTTCACACTTTGTGCTAGTATAGAAACAGCCAggattttgtacaaaataaagcATATAAATGTTATGCTGGTGAAATCTTTTCTTGTGAAAGAGACTGAGCAAGAAGACATGGTAGGAGGCCTATTCAAGACATTTGAGGGAAGGTATCCCTATCTTTCTCTCTGTTCTGTATGA
- the LOC132139606 gene encoding transportin-1 isoform X1: MECEWKPDEQGLQQILQLLKESQSPDTSTQRSVQQKLEQLNQYPDFNNYLIFVLTKLKTEDEPTRSLSGLILKNNVKAHYQNFPNGVSDFIKNECLQNIGDSSPLIRATVGILITTIASKGELQNWPELLPKLCLLLDSEDYNTCEGAFGALQKICEDSAEILDSDMLDRPLNVMIPKFLQFFKHNSPKIRSHAIACVNQFIISRTQALMLHIDPFIENLFALAGDEEPEVRKNVCRALVMLLEVRLDRLLPHMHNIIEYMLQRTQDQDENVALEACEFWLTLAELPVCKEVLCGHLPKLIPVLVSGMKYSEIDIILLKGDVEEDEAIPDNEQDIRPRFHRSRTVAQQHDGGESIEEEEDDEDELDDDETISDWNLRKCSAAALDVLANVFRDDLLLHILPLLKELLFHPEWLIKESGILVLGAIAEGCMQGMIPYLPELIPHLVQCLSDKKALVRSITCWTLSRYAHWVVSQPPDIYLKPLMTELLKRILDRNKRVQEAACSAFATLEEEACTELVPYLAFILDTLVFAFSKYQHKNLLILYDAIGTLADSVGHHLNKPEYIQMLMPPLIQKWNQLKDEDKDLFPLLECLSSVATALQSGFLPYCEPVYQRCVNLVQKTLAQTVVRSHTNTHKPTHLSLHQSQPELYEAPDKDFMIVALDLLSGLAEGLGGNIEQLVARGNILTLMYQCMQDKMPEVRQSSFALLGDLTKACFQHVKPCIANFMPILGTNLNPELISVCNNATWAIGEVSIQMGSEMQPYVPVVLQQLVEIINRPSTPKTLLENTAITIGRLGYVCPQEVAPMLQQFIRPWCVLFNLLFHSFPLSVYLLAFLSTVLSLSFSHSLNLSTNLVPVFLKRLLLFFTLCASIETARILYKIKHINVMLVKSFLVKETEQEDMVGGLFKTFEGRYPYLSLCSV, encoded by the exons ACGAGCCCACTCGGTCTCTCAGTGGTCTCATTTTGAAAAACAACGTTAAGGCCCATTACCAGAACTTCCCAAACGGCGTGTCTGACTTCATCAAAAATGAGTGTCTGCAGAACATTGGAGACTCCTCACCGCTCATTAGAGCCACAGTGG GTATTCTGATCACGACTATAGCCTCTAAAGGAGAGTTACAGAACTGGCCGGAGCTTCTACCTAAACTCTGTTTACTGCTGGACTCCGAGGACTATAACACTTGTGAA GGGGCTTTTGGAGCCCTGCAAAAGATCTGTGAGGACTCTGCTGAGATCCTGGACAGTGACATGCTGGACCGCCCACTCAACGTGATGATCCCAAAGTTCCTGCAGTTCTTCAAGCACAATAGCCCCAAAATCAG GTCTCATGCCATTGCCTGTGTCAACCAGTTCATCATCAGCAGAACACAGGCCCTGATGCTGCACATAGATCCTTTCATTGAG AACCTGTTTGCACTGGCAGGTGACGAGGAGCCTGAAGTGAGGAAGAATGTGTGCAGAGCTTTAGTCATGCTTTTGGAAGTCAGATTAGACCGACTCCTTCCTCACATGCACAACATCATCGAG TACATGTTGCAGAGGACACAAGATCAGGATGAAAATGTCGCTCTGGAGGCCTGTGAATTCTGGCTCACACTCGCTGAGCTGCCTGTGTGTAAAGAGGTCCTATGTGGACACCTGCCCAA aTTGATACCAGTTCTTGTGAGTGGAATGAAATACTCTGAGATTGACATAATCCTGTTGAAG ggtgacgtcgaggaggACGAAGCAATCCCAGACAATGAGCAGGACATTCGCCCGAGGTTCCATCGCTCACGTACTGTGGCCCAACAACACGATGGGGGAGAATCCATTGAGGAAGAGGAGGACGATGAAGATGAGCTGGATGATGATGAAACCATTTCAGATTGGAACTTGA GGAAATGTTCTGCAGCTGCACTAGATGTCCTGGCGAATGTTTTCAGAGATGATTTGCTGTTGCATATTCTTCCTTTACTGAAAGAACTGCTGTTCCATCCAGAGTGGCTTATTAAAGAGTCGGGCATACTTGTACTGGGAGCCATTGCTGAAG GCTGTATGCAGGGGATGATCCCCTACTTGCCAGAGTTGATTCCTCATCTGGTACAGTGTCTGTCTGATAAGAAGGCACTGGTTCGATCCATCACTTGCTGGACTCTGAGCCGCTACGCACACTGGGTTGTTAGCCAGCCCCCTGACATCTACCTCAAACCACTCATGACTGAACTACTCAAACGGATACTAGACCGCAACAAGCGTGTCCAAGAGGCCGCCTGCAG TGCCTTTGCTACCCTTGAAGAGGAGGCTTGCACTGAGCTGGTGCCGTACCTTGCTTTTATTTTGGACACGTTGGTCTTTGCTTTCAGTAAATACCAGCACAAGAACCTTCTCATCCTCTATGATGCCATTGGGACTCTGGCTGACTCTGTGGGCCATCATCTCAACAAACCA GAATATATTCAGATGCTGATGCCTCCATTGATTCAAAAATGGAACCAGCTAAAAGATGAAGATAAAGATCTCTTTCCCTTACTGGAG TGTCTCTCGTCTGTGGCCACCGCCCTGCAGAGCGGCTTCCTGCCATACTGTGAACCTGTCTACCAGCGCTGTGTCAACCTGGTCCAGAAAACACTCGCCCAGACTGTGGTGAGAagccacacaaatacacacaaacccACTCATCTCTCG CTCCACCAGAGTCAGCCTGAGTTGTATGAAGCTCCTGATAAAGATTTCATGATTGTAGCTCTGGATCTGCTCAGTGGATTAGCAGAGGGTCTTGGAGGGAACATAGAACAGCTAGTTGCCCGCGGCAACATCCTCACTCTCATGTACCAGTGTATGCAG GATAAAATGCCAGAGGTTCGACAGAGTTCTTTTGCTCTTTTGGGAGATCTGACCAAAGCCTGCTTCCAGCATGTCAAACCTTGCATTG CGAACTTCATGCCAATATTAGGCACAAACCTGAACCCAGAATTGATATCAGTCTGCAACAATGCAACATGGGCCATTGGAGAAGTATCCATTCAGATGG GTTCTGAGATGCAGCCGTATGTCCCGGTGGTTTTACAGCAGCTTGTGGAGATCATAAATAGACCCAGCACACCCAAGACACTGCTGGAGAATACAG CAATAACAATTGGTCGTCTTGGTTACGTTTGTCCTCAAGAGGTGGCACCCATGCTACAGCAGTTTATAAGACCCTGGTGTGTATTATTCAatcttttatttcattcatttcctcTTTCTGTCTATCTTCTGGCTTTTCTCTCCactgttctctctctttctttctctcactcgCTCAATCTCTCTACAAACCTTGTCCCAGTGTTTTTGAAAAGGCTCCTGCTTTTCTTCACACTTTGTGCTAGTATAGAAACAGCCAggattttgtacaaaataaagcATATAAATGTTATGCTGGTGAAATCTTTTCTTGTGAAAGAGACTGAGCAAGAAGACATGGTAGGAGGCCTATTCAAGACATTTGAGGGAAGGTATCCCTATCTTTCTCTCTGTTCTGTATGA
- the LOC132139606 gene encoding transportin-1 isoform X3 has protein sequence MECEWKPDEQGLQQILQLLKESQSPDTSTQRSVQQKLEQLNQYPDFNNYLIFVLTKLKTEDEPTRSLSGLILKNNVKAHYQNFPNGVSDFIKNECLQNIGDSSPLIRATVGILITTIASKGELQNWPELLPKLCLLLDSEDYNTCEGAFGALQKICEDSAEILDSDMLDRPLNVMIPKFLQFFKHNSPKIRSHAIACVNQFIISRTQALMLHIDPFIENLFALAGDEEPEVRKNVCRALVMLLEVRLDRLLPHMHNIIEYMLQRTQDQDENVALEACEFWLTLAELPVCKEVLCGHLPKLIPVLVSGMKYSEIDIILLKGDVEEDEAIPDNEQDIRPRFHRSRTVAQQHDGGESIEEEEDDEDELDDDETISDWNLRKCSAAALDVLANVFRDDLLLHILPLLKELLFHPEWLIKESGILVLGAIAEGCMQGMIPYLPELIPHLVQCLSDKKALVRSITCWTLSRYAHWVVSQPPDIYLKPLMTELLKRILDRNKRVQEAACSAFATLEEEACTELVPYLAFILDTLVFAFSKYQHKNLLILYDAIGTLADSVGHHLNKPEYIQMLMPPLIQKWNQLKDEDKDLFPLLECLSSVATALQSGFLPYCEPVYQRCVNLVQKTLAQTVLHQSQPELYEAPDKDFMIVALDLLSGLAEGLGGNIEQLVARGNILTLMYQCMQDKMPEVRQSSFALLGDLTKACFQHVKPCIANFMPILGTNLNPELISVCNNATWAIGEVSIQMGSEMQPYVPVVLQQLVEIINRPSTPKTLLENTAITIGRLGYVCPQEVAPMLQQFIRPWCTSLRNIRDNEEKDSAFRGICTMITVNPGGVVQDFIFFCDAVASWMNPKDDLREMFYKILHGFKNQVGDENWRRFSDQFPLPLKERLAAFYGV, from the exons ACGAGCCCACTCGGTCTCTCAGTGGTCTCATTTTGAAAAACAACGTTAAGGCCCATTACCAGAACTTCCCAAACGGCGTGTCTGACTTCATCAAAAATGAGTGTCTGCAGAACATTGGAGACTCCTCACCGCTCATTAGAGCCACAGTGG GTATTCTGATCACGACTATAGCCTCTAAAGGAGAGTTACAGAACTGGCCGGAGCTTCTACCTAAACTCTGTTTACTGCTGGACTCCGAGGACTATAACACTTGTGAA GGGGCTTTTGGAGCCCTGCAAAAGATCTGTGAGGACTCTGCTGAGATCCTGGACAGTGACATGCTGGACCGCCCACTCAACGTGATGATCCCAAAGTTCCTGCAGTTCTTCAAGCACAATAGCCCCAAAATCAG GTCTCATGCCATTGCCTGTGTCAACCAGTTCATCATCAGCAGAACACAGGCCCTGATGCTGCACATAGATCCTTTCATTGAG AACCTGTTTGCACTGGCAGGTGACGAGGAGCCTGAAGTGAGGAAGAATGTGTGCAGAGCTTTAGTCATGCTTTTGGAAGTCAGATTAGACCGACTCCTTCCTCACATGCACAACATCATCGAG TACATGTTGCAGAGGACACAAGATCAGGATGAAAATGTCGCTCTGGAGGCCTGTGAATTCTGGCTCACACTCGCTGAGCTGCCTGTGTGTAAAGAGGTCCTATGTGGACACCTGCCCAA aTTGATACCAGTTCTTGTGAGTGGAATGAAATACTCTGAGATTGACATAATCCTGTTGAAG ggtgacgtcgaggaggACGAAGCAATCCCAGACAATGAGCAGGACATTCGCCCGAGGTTCCATCGCTCACGTACTGTGGCCCAACAACACGATGGGGGAGAATCCATTGAGGAAGAGGAGGACGATGAAGATGAGCTGGATGATGATGAAACCATTTCAGATTGGAACTTGA GGAAATGTTCTGCAGCTGCACTAGATGTCCTGGCGAATGTTTTCAGAGATGATTTGCTGTTGCATATTCTTCCTTTACTGAAAGAACTGCTGTTCCATCCAGAGTGGCTTATTAAAGAGTCGGGCATACTTGTACTGGGAGCCATTGCTGAAG GCTGTATGCAGGGGATGATCCCCTACTTGCCAGAGTTGATTCCTCATCTGGTACAGTGTCTGTCTGATAAGAAGGCACTGGTTCGATCCATCACTTGCTGGACTCTGAGCCGCTACGCACACTGGGTTGTTAGCCAGCCCCCTGACATCTACCTCAAACCACTCATGACTGAACTACTCAAACGGATACTAGACCGCAACAAGCGTGTCCAAGAGGCCGCCTGCAG TGCCTTTGCTACCCTTGAAGAGGAGGCTTGCACTGAGCTGGTGCCGTACCTTGCTTTTATTTTGGACACGTTGGTCTTTGCTTTCAGTAAATACCAGCACAAGAACCTTCTCATCCTCTATGATGCCATTGGGACTCTGGCTGACTCTGTGGGCCATCATCTCAACAAACCA GAATATATTCAGATGCTGATGCCTCCATTGATTCAAAAATGGAACCAGCTAAAAGATGAAGATAAAGATCTCTTTCCCTTACTGGAG TGTCTCTCGTCTGTGGCCACCGCCCTGCAGAGCGGCTTCCTGCCATACTGTGAACCTGTCTACCAGCGCTGTGTCAACCTGGTCCAGAAAACACTCGCCCAGACTGTG CTCCACCAGAGTCAGCCTGAGTTGTATGAAGCTCCTGATAAAGATTTCATGATTGTAGCTCTGGATCTGCTCAGTGGATTAGCAGAGGGTCTTGGAGGGAACATAGAACAGCTAGTTGCCCGCGGCAACATCCTCACTCTCATGTACCAGTGTATGCAG GATAAAATGCCAGAGGTTCGACAGAGTTCTTTTGCTCTTTTGGGAGATCTGACCAAAGCCTGCTTCCAGCATGTCAAACCTTGCATTG CGAACTTCATGCCAATATTAGGCACAAACCTGAACCCAGAATTGATATCAGTCTGCAACAATGCAACATGGGCCATTGGAGAAGTATCCATTCAGATGG GTTCTGAGATGCAGCCGTATGTCCCGGTGGTTTTACAGCAGCTTGTGGAGATCATAAATAGACCCAGCACACCCAAGACACTGCTGGAGAATACAG CAATAACAATTGGTCGTCTTGGTTACGTTTGTCCTCAAGAGGTGGCACCCATGCTACAGCAGTTTATAAGACCCTG GTGCACCTCTCTACGCAATATAAGAGACAATGAAGAGAAAGACTCTGCGTTCAGAGGAATCTGCACCATGATCACAGTCAACCCTGGTGGTGTGGTGCAG GACTTTATATTTTTCTGTGATGCTGTTGCATCCTGGATGAACCCAAAAGATGATCTTCGAGAAATGTTCTATAAG ATCTTGCATGGGTTTAAGAACCAGGTTGGAGATGAGAATTGGAGACGCTTTTCTGACCAGTTTCCCCTTCCACTCAAAGAAAGACTTGCAGCCTTCTATGGGGTGTAG